In Suncus etruscus isolate mSunEtr1 chromosome 2, mSunEtr1.pri.cur, whole genome shotgun sequence, the genomic stretch ATGGATTGGTGACGATTAGTGGCAGTGGCACCAAGGGGTGGCTGGCACATGGCCTCGAGCAGCCTGATCTCTTGGGAGGCCTGTTCAGTCTGAAACTTGATCACCCAGGGATCCTTGATGACATCCAGGATGGTGGCACGCTTGGTGGCGTGGCGGAACATGTGGAGGATCAGATTCTAGGGCAGAGAGAGAGGGGACTTGGCTGAGCTCGTCCCCCATTGTATCACACAGGCAGTGTGCAGCAGGGACCTATGAGAGAAGCAGGAGAAACCATCACAACACTCTGACGGAAGTGGGTGGAGCCCCAGGTTTATCCTGAGGGGTCAAGCATCTTGCTCCCAGAGTTGAAGGGATTTTTCAGAGACATCCTCCCATCACCCCCTTCTGATTGAACCCTGTTTGTGGCTCACAATCAAGGTGCTGGCTCTGCGCATTCCAATGATCGAAGGCAGAGACTCAAGAGAGAGATGGCCCTGGTGGCAGAAGAGTATTACCCAGAATAGGGACATAGTAGATGCCGCCTCCCTCTAGATCATCTTGACACCTCAGCCCTCCTGGGGGAGCCAGCACCTTACACTCCTGGGAGATGGCGATATTGGCTGGAAAAGTGACCTCCTTCTGCGTCTCTCTCAGCAGCTTCTTGAAATTTGTGTCATCGAAAGGCAGGTGGGCAACCATGAGTGTGTAGAGGATGACACCCATACTCCAGGTGTCAGACAGGAAAGGGTTGTAGGGCAAGCCTAGCAAGATCTCCGGGCAGGCATAAGCATAGCTGCCACAGTAGGTCTGGCTGAGGTGGGTAAAGCAGCTCATTTGGCGGTAAGGAGGACTACTACGCACAGAATGGTTAGAAGGCACCATCTTGGCGAAGCCAAAGTCCGATATCTTCACGTTCTCTCGCTTATCCAGCAACAGGTTCTCCAACTTTAAGTCCCTACCAGCAGCGGAAAGGCTGGGGTCAGGCTGAGGAGAAGGCTTAGTATTTATTAGACCTGGATCTGAAGGGCCAGGGACCAGAGGCTAGAAGGGGGAAAGTGAAAGTGGGGGAGAGGGGGCATTATAAGGTAGTAAAGTATATGGAGCTGTgggcaggagccagagagaacTGGGGCCGGACCCGTGGACCACTGAGAGAGTGCTGTGTTCTGTTGTGTTTTCTGCACTCATTGAGTAGTGTTCATGTCCAAATGATTAAAGTGAAAGCAGGGAGAGGGTTCTAGATACTGAGAAGGGAGGTGCAGGAAGGAGAAAAGAGTGCAGAAAATGGGAGATTGCTTCAACACCCCCTTGAGAGCCCAAAGGCCCTGGTCTGGGTGGAGCTCCCTCACCGGTGCACGATGCCCTTGCTGTGCAGGTAGGCAATGCCCAGGGTCAGCTGGGAGAACCATTTGCCAGCCTGGGATTCAGAGCAGGCTCCATAGCGTTGGATCCACTCCAGGACATCACCACCCTGAGCAAGCTCCAGAATGATGTACACCCGGGTTGTGGTCTCAATGGCCTGATAGAAGTTGATGAGGTACTTGTGCCTCAGGACCTTCATGACCTGCCCAGAAGAGGACGCTGTCAGACCTGGGAAATAAGCCCGGCCAGACTGAGCCCTTCCTCCTGCTCTGCCACTTCCTTAAATCTTTGCAGAAGACTCAAACTCCCAGGAGCTGATGGCCTGTGAGCAAACTCACTGCTTTGCATTTTCActtttttgaggggctggaaGAGTCCAGGGAGGTGGAAAGCATTTGAATGGATGGGGAGTGGTTTTCCTAATTGCTCAGTGAGAGGTTTAATTCTGGTTTGGAGTTCCTCGCCCCACCCTCTTCTGTGTGTACCTTCTGACAACCCAAAGCTGCTTTCCAACCTGTTTTCCAACCTGTATCTCACGGGGCAGGAACTTGTTAAGATACTCTTCAGAGGCCTTCTTCTTTGAGATGATCTTGACAGCCACCATGACCTTCTGTTTTGTGTAGTATGCCTCATACACCGTGCCATAGGAGCCATTACCAATGACCTTGCCCACCTCATAGCCATATTGCTCCATGACAGAACGGTAGGCCAGAGTGGCCGGTGCTGACTCTACAGTATCTCCCTTCTTCATGGTGTGAGGATTGCTGTCAGCAGGGAATTTGCTACTGAGAACCACGTCTCTGCTCAGAAAGTCACACCCTGAGCCGATAAGGGCTTGGGTTCCAAAATAAAGTCAATCTCAGAATGCTTGCCTGGGTATTCACAAAATTGGGGTGCTGGGCCCAGCTCTCCACTAGGAACTTGGAAGGTAAAGAAAGGAAAAGCTGTTCTTTTTGTCTCCACtggttcttactttttttttcttggttacgGAACTTCTTACTGTCCTATGTTCCATACATGTCACAATTCATCTTGTATCTACCCTAGGCCACCATGCTTGAGAATGAAGGATTGGAACATAGTCATTTCTGGAAGCATCTTCACAATCTGCTGAGATTTCCTCAAAACCCTCCTACTCCTTTAGCTAGTACCATTTGTTAAGCACCTACTATATGCCCAGCAGTCTGCTGGCTACTGGCATAAAACGACCGATAACACCCACAGCCACTATGGAACCATGAGCTGAATTTTAGTGCTGCAAAATATTGCAGAAGTTCTAGGAATCTAATCTTAAAATTCATTCTTTATTAGTCCAGAGCAGCAGCATAGcagatagagtgcttgtcttgcaggaaactgatctggattcaattcctggcatcatgcTCCCtctagcactgctaggagtgatgagcaaggagtaagtcctgagcatcgtTGGAGATAAACCAACAAAAAGTCTTCTTAGACAATCTGGTTCTTACCTCaccagtttgtttttttgttcgtttgtttttgttgtttttaatttttgttttttgggtcatacctggcagtgctcaggggttactcctggctctacactcagaaattgctcctggcaggcgcgggggacatatgggatgctgggattcaaaccaccgtcctgtatgcaaggcaaatgacttacctccatgctctctggctCCTTACCTCACCGGTTTTATCTTCCCTCTCCCCACTCCcctctctgtctccttttcttagggtgggtcatacccagcagttaaAGGCTTACTTCtctctggctctatattcaggggtcattcatgGTAGATATATCCAGCATAGTTGGATATAGGGGGAAAAATAGTGGGGAGGAGCACTCGTCAGAttgaggattgaatttgggtcagccacatacaaggcaagtagcctaatccctgtactagctctttggtccaattgcttttctttttttttatcatttcattcTCCACTCTCCATTCAGGAGTTGGCTCATGaggttctttaaaataaatatttgggttctgaggccacacccagcagtgctcagggtctactcatGGCTCTCAGCCTAGGCAACATATGCAGCTCCTGGGGTTCAGtaagggttggccatatgcaaggtaagtatcttatccactgtctctctagtcccatATAAGGTGTAAGCAGATTTCTTTAAGCCAAGTTAGATGTTCTTCCATGTGAGCTGTCTCACAACCCCAGCACTTTGTCACAGCACCAAATGCTTGTCTGTAATCCCTGTTCTTGCTAGCATTAGTCTAGAAGGCAGACTGTCTGAGAAGAGGGAGCAAAAGTTGGAGATTTGAGAAAATGCATTCTGGAGATCTGCTTGGGGAAATAAGCAGGACCACTGGGCAGGAATGAGTGCCATACCTGCAGTGTTCACCTATACCAAAGGTGCTGTAAGAATCGGAACCTAACAGTATTTTAGATGCATGATTAACGCAAGGTTATATTGAGATTCTTTTGAATGTTCTGGGTTTGGGTGCTTAAATATTAACAGGTGAACTGACCCAAGATTAAGAGTTCACTTGGCAGTTTGATTGAATAAAGTCATCAGAACACAGGGACGGGAGAGATattgcagtgggtagggtgctagctagctttgcacacagccaaccagggactCAAAGAATCTAAACATGGCATgactggcaccccatttggttcaCTAAGACCCaacaggagtagtccctgaatgcagagtcaagagcaagaataagtcttgagcacaagCTAGGTTTGAActtcaaaccaaaaaattaaaaggctgtaggggccagagaaatagtaggatgtttgccttgcacatagctgatccaggatggacagtggtttgaatcctgccatttcatatggtcccctgagcctgccaggaatgatttctgagtgcagagccagtattaacccctgagcgctgcgaggtgtgacccaaaaacaacaaaaaagacccagcagtccaaagagatagcacagcaatagggtgtttgccttgcacacagcttatccagaatggacagtggtttgaatcccggcatcccatatggtcccccgaatctcccagagcaatttctgagaacagagccaggagtaacccctgagcgcctccagatGTGAccttcccccccaaataaaagggcCAGGGGGAGGATGGGATGACAGATAACAGGGTAGTGGTAGAACCAGTTTTATAGAATGGACAGGAGGTTGTAGGCATAGAGAGGTTATTTAAATTTGAGATTTGGGGAATAGGAAAATTAAGATTTTTGAAGGAATCATGGGCAATCAGATATGGGGGGGGTGAACTTGGAGATCACCCCAagagtgcttgggagactatatgtagtgttgaaaaatcaaacaagttgactgcatgcaatgcaagtgctttaacccctgtactttctctAGCCCTCAGACTTTATTGGTCTTGAATTTCtttaatgctttttgtttgtctttttggcttttgggccacacccggtgacactcaggggttactcctggcatagctcagaaattgctcctggcttgggggaccacatgggacgctgggggatcgaaccacggtccatcctaagtcagctgcatgcaaggcaaacaaacgccttactgctatgccactgctctggcccctctttaatgcatttttaagCCCCCCTCCTTCCCGTTGGGCCTGTTACAATAATGGATATACACACTACTGGCAATGATGCTTGCCAAGGACTGCATACCAGTTCCTGTGTCACACTGAGGGCGGTACTCCGTATCTGCAGGGCTCACTCACATTCGTGATAGGCTCATATACATGCTTGCCAGAAGTCACAGTGCCTGGTCATGACATTTGCACATCTTTCACTGCAGTGATCACTTGGGGTCATATCCCTTTCTGTGGTGCTTACACATACCTGGCTGCAGTGTGACCAGAAAGTGCTTTTGTTTGGATCACAGACGAGCAAGCGCTGGGCTCAAATAGCAGAGCTTACAGGATCTCTCAGCTTGTGGGACACTAGAAATCTGTACTTGTGACTACCACATGCTTGCAAGGTAGGTGATCTAAGCCCCTGTGCTATTACTCTTCTGGAACTCAAGAATCAGaaggattggggctggagagatcgcacggaggtaaggtgtttgtcttgcatgcagaaggacggtgattcgaatcccggcatcccacatggtcccccaagcctgccaggagcaatttctgagcatagagacaggagtaacccctgagcactgccgggtgcgacccccccccaaaaaaaaaaaaaaaaaaaaagaaaagaaaaagaaggactgATATGTCATATCCGCCATCCTCTAAAACTAAACACTTCAACAACATAGTCTACTGCCGTAGTCGACTGATAGTTCCAGAATCCTATTGGAAGTTAGAACTATGTCCTCAGTCTATCAAGATGAACAGATGTCCAAAGCATACCATACTAAGGATGCCCAGGCAGGCAGGCCAGCCCATCTCCCAAATTCTGGATAGGTAGATTAGTGGCTATGGCCCTCACCTGATAAACTGTAAGAAGTTGTCTCCCTGACACAAAAGCGCTGCtggctcctttaaaaaaaaaaaaaaaaagctctgctAGAGATAAACATGAAAGTAAAGTAAAACAGCAGTACAGCAGTACACTGAGATGgaatactataaaaaaaaaaaaaaaaaaaaaaccctaagaggGATGTAAAGAAAGTCTAGTAAAGGTGGATATCTGCGTCTCGCCTGTGAGGAACGACAGGCGAGGCAGCCCAGGCAGAAAGCGCTTAAATAAAGTTTGCCGCCTACGAAAATACAAGATTCGGGAATACAATCGCAGCGCACGGCGGTCTCAGGGCTCCGAAGGGGACTGATCGGTGTCCGCTTGTGCGGTGACCGATGACCAGGCGAGAGCAGCAGGAGACCCTCGCGCGGCGCACGACCCGTTCCCTGGCACTCCGACGAGCAACCTGGTCTGGAACCGCGCCCGGGTTAAAAACCCTGAAACCGGCCGCAACGCCTAAGCACCCAACCCCGCCTGGGGGCCTGCTCGAGGGGATCCGTGCCAAGTCCCACTGGCAGAGCCGGCGGGCGCGTCCCGGAAGCCGTCAAGTGTGAATGAGCCCGGCTGCGAGGGACCTGCG encodes the following:
- the TSSK4 gene encoding testis-specific serine/threonine-protein kinase 4 isoform X2 — protein: MKKGDTVESAPATLAYRSVMEQYGYEVGKVIGNGSYGTVYEAYYTKQKVMVAVKIISKKKASEEYLNKFLPREIQVMKVLRHKYLINFYQAIETTTRVYIILELAQGGDVLEWIQRYGACSESQAGKWFSQLTLGIAYLHSKGIVHRDLKLENLLLDKRENVKISDFGFAKMVPSNHSVRSSPPYRQMSCFTHLSQTYCGSYAYACPEILLGLPYNPFLSDTWSMGVILYTLMVAHLPFDDTNFKKLLRETQKEVTFPANIAISQECKNLILHMFRHATKRATILDVIKDPWVIKFQTEQASQEIRLLEAMCQPPLGATATNRHQSMEIHS
- the TSSK4 gene encoding testis-specific serine/threonine-protein kinase 4 isoform X1 produces the protein MKKGDTVESAPATLAYRSVMEQYGYEVGKVIGNGSYGTVYEAYYTKQKVMVAVKIISKKKASEEYLNKFLPREIQVMKVLRHKYLINFYQAIETTTRVYIILELAQGGDVLEWIQRYGACSESQAGKWFSQLTLGIAYLHSKGIVHRCDPSLSAAGRDLKLENLLLDKRENVKISDFGFAKMVPSNHSVRSSPPYRQMSCFTHLSQTYCGSYAYACPEILLGLPYNPFLSDTWSMGVILYTLMVAHLPFDDTNFKKLLRETQKEVTFPANIAISQECKNLILHMFRHATKRATILDVIKDPWVIKFQTEQASQEIRLLEAMCQPPLGATATNRHQSMEIHS